In Paralichthys olivaceus isolate ysfri-2021 chromosome 1, ASM2471397v2, whole genome shotgun sequence, the following are encoded in one genomic region:
- the cyb5b gene encoding cytochrome b5 type B, producing MGEEINDNTINESNGCASNSNAEVNGETVGSDVKYHTLEEIREHNMSSDTWLIIHDKVYDITSFLEEHPGGEEVLLEQAGSDATESFEDVGHSTDAREMLEQYLVGEVHMDDRKKEPAKVENEANCGESSSWTMWLIPAIVAVVVGVMYRFYMVEHKSS from the exons ATGGGTGAGGAAATAAACGACAACACCATCAACGAGAGCAACGGGTGTGCAAGTAACAGCAACGCGGAAGTGAACGGCGAAACAGTGGGCAGCGATGTCAAATATCACACGTTAGAGGAAATAAGAGAGCACAACATGAGCAGTGACACATGGCTCATCATCCACGATAAAGTATACGACATCACAAGTTTCCTTGAAGAG CATCCAGGAGGTGAGGAGGTCTTACTGGAGCAGGCAGGTTCAGACGCCACAGAAAGCTTCGAAGATGTGGGTCATTCCACAGATGCGAGGGAGATGCTCGAGCAGTACTTAGTCGGGGAGGTTCATATG GACGACAGGAAAAAGGAGCCTGCTAAG GTGGAAAATGAAGCAAATTGTGGAGAGTCCAG CTCCTGGACCATGTGGTTGATACCTGCTATTGTTGCAGTGGTTGTTGGTGTCATGTATCGCTTCTACATGGTTGAACACAAATCATCTTAA